A genome region from Pseudomonas helmanticensis includes the following:
- a CDS encoding (2Fe-2S)-binding protein yields MLTLNINGKDQELDVPADMPLLWVLRDVAHLTGSKFGCGMAQCGACTVHVDGAPLRACITPATAVAHGQKILTIEGLSTDGSHPVQQAWAELDVVQCGYCQSGQIMSAAALLAKIPKPTDSDIDQALSGNICRCGTYPRIRAAVKRASEIG; encoded by the coding sequence ATGCTGACCTTGAATATCAATGGCAAGGATCAGGAGCTCGATGTCCCCGCGGACATGCCGTTGCTCTGGGTCCTGCGCGATGTCGCGCACCTGACCGGTTCCAAATTCGGCTGCGGCATGGCCCAGTGCGGGGCCTGCACCGTGCATGTCGACGGGGCGCCGTTGCGCGCCTGCATCACGCCCGCGACCGCCGTGGCCCACGGGCAGAAAATCCTCACCATCGAAGGCCTCTCCACCGACGGTTCGCACCCGGTGCAGCAAGCCTGGGCCGAACTCGACGTGGTGCAGTGCGGTTACTGCCAGTCGGGGCAGATCATGTCGGCCGCCGCCTTGCTGGCGAAAATCCCCAAACCCACCGACAGCGATATCGATCAGGCGCTCTCCGGCAATATCTGCCGCTGCGGCACCTATCCACGGATCCGCGCGGCTGTGAAGCGTGCGTCGGAAATCGGCTGA
- a CDS encoding class I SAM-dependent methyltransferase, giving the protein MPSPESSLLQSWHDNADAWIEVIRSGGIESRQQVTNQAILLAIMGRQPQRVLDLGCGEGWLLRALADLGIAAVGVDGDAKLAEAARLAGSPTVHVADYDALVEAKVDIGCDFDLICANFALLHQDIIPLLAAMNVLLVPGGALVIQTLHPWAAAAGDYQDGWREESFAGFKGQWQPMPWYLRTLSSWFNALDMAGFRLVGMQEPQHPQSPVPQSLLMVAERR; this is encoded by the coding sequence ATGCCCTCCCCCGAATCCAGCCTTTTGCAGAGCTGGCACGACAACGCCGATGCCTGGATCGAAGTGATCCGCAGCGGCGGCATCGAAAGCCGTCAACAGGTGACCAATCAGGCAATTCTGCTGGCGATCATGGGCCGCCAGCCGCAGCGTGTGCTTGATCTGGGCTGCGGCGAAGGCTGGTTGTTGCGGGCGCTGGCGGACCTGGGCATTGCCGCGGTGGGCGTGGACGGTGATGCGAAGCTGGCTGAAGCAGCGCGTTTGGCTGGTTCTCCCACCGTGCACGTCGCCGACTACGACGCGCTGGTCGAAGCCAAGGTTGATATCGGTTGTGACTTCGATTTGATCTGCGCGAATTTCGCGCTGCTGCATCAGGACATTATTCCTCTACTGGCCGCGATGAATGTGCTACTGGTTCCCGGCGGTGCGCTGGTGATTCAGACATTGCATCCGTGGGCGGCAGCGGCAGGCGATTACCAGGACGGCTGGCGCGAAGAATCCTTCGCCGGGTTCAAAGGCCAGTGGCAGCCGATGCCGTGGTATTTGCGCACGTTGTCGAGCTGGTTCAATGCGCTGGACATGGCCGGATTCCGCTTGGTCGGCATGCAGGAGCCACAACACCCGCAAAGCCCGGTGCCGCAGTCATTGTTGATGGTGGCTGAACGACGCTGA
- a CDS encoding transmembrane sensor/regulator PpyR — protein MLTFFESPLNVLHLSSKILVAGLLMLLAGIYGAYLYNGHMPIALLVAMHALTILGPTLIKIGYVMRLLAQYRIRGPQMIPQTA, from the coding sequence ATGCTCACTTTCTTTGAAAGCCCGCTGAACGTTCTGCACCTTTCGAGCAAAATCCTCGTCGCTGGTCTGCTCATGCTGTTGGCCGGCATCTACGGCGCGTATCTCTACAACGGCCACATGCCGATTGCACTGCTGGTGGCGATGCATGCCCTGACCATCCTCGGCCCGACCCTGATCAAGATCGGCTACGTCATGCGCCTGCTGGCGCAATACCGCATCCGTGGTCCGCAGATGATCCCGCAAACCGCGTAA
- the fabI gene encoding enoyl-ACP reductase FabI: MGFLAGKRVLIVGVASKLSIASGIAAAMHREGAELAFTYQNDKLKGRVEEFAQGWGSSPELCFPCDVASDEEIAKVFEALSKKWDGLDCIVHSVGFAPGDQLDGDFTEATTRDGFRIAHDISAYSFVALAKAGREMMKGRNGSLLTLSYLGAERTMPNYNVMGMAKASLEAGVRYLAGSLGPDGTRVNCVSAGPIRTLAASGIKNFRKMLAANEAQTPLRRNVTIDEVGNAGAFLCSDLASGISGEIMYVDGGFNTTAMGNIEE; the protein is encoded by the coding sequence ATGGGTTTTCTCGCCGGTAAGCGCGTACTGATCGTCGGTGTCGCCAGCAAGCTGTCCATCGCATCCGGCATCGCTGCCGCCATGCATCGCGAGGGCGCTGAGCTTGCCTTCACTTATCAGAACGACAAACTGAAAGGTCGTGTTGAAGAATTCGCCCAAGGCTGGGGTTCGAGCCCTGAGCTGTGCTTCCCGTGCGACGTGGCCAGCGATGAAGAAATCGCCAAGGTCTTCGAAGCACTGAGCAAGAAGTGGGACGGCCTGGACTGCATCGTGCACTCCGTTGGTTTCGCCCCGGGCGACCAACTGGACGGCGACTTCACCGAAGCCACCACCCGTGACGGTTTCCGCATCGCTCACGACATCAGCGCCTACAGCTTCGTCGCCCTGGCCAAAGCCGGCCGCGAAATGATGAAAGGCCGCAACGGCAGCCTGCTGACCCTGTCGTACCTGGGCGCCGAGCGCACCATGCCGAACTACAACGTAATGGGCATGGCCAAGGCTTCGCTGGAAGCTGGCGTACGTTACCTGGCCGGCTCCCTGGGCCCGGACGGCACCCGCGTCAACTGCGTATCGGCTGGTCCGATCCGTACCCTGGCAGCGTCGGGTATCAAGAACTTCCGTAAAATGCTGGCCGCCAACGAAGCGCAAACTCCGCTGCGTCGCAACGTCACCATCGACGAAGTCGGCAACGCCGGCGCTTTCCTGTGCTCCGACCTGGCGTCGGGCATCAGCGGCGAAATCATGTACGTCGACGGCGGCTTCAACACCACCGCCATGGGCAACATCGAAGAGTGA
- a CDS encoding GFA family protein translates to MKPVTGGCLCGNVRFELSGQPYRVGICHCLDCRKRHGALFGTSAIFPEDALKVTGEARDYNGRFFCPRCGSPVFTRSEDEVEVNVGSLDEPNQFKPTYELWTIRRESWLPSLPLAHHYERDRESTGRTEE, encoded by the coding sequence ATGAAACCAGTCACCGGCGGCTGTCTGTGTGGCAACGTCCGTTTCGAACTCTCCGGCCAACCTTACCGCGTCGGCATCTGCCACTGCCTCGACTGCCGCAAACGCCACGGCGCGCTGTTCGGCACCTCGGCCATATTTCCCGAGGATGCGTTGAAGGTCACCGGTGAAGCCCGCGACTACAACGGGCGCTTTTTCTGCCCGCGCTGCGGCTCACCGGTGTTCACGCGTTCGGAAGATGAAGTAGAGGTCAACGTCGGATCGCTCGATGAGCCGAATCAGTTCAAACCCACTTACGAACTCTGGACCATCCGCCGCGAATCGTGGCTACCGTCGCTGCCATTGGCTCACCACTACGAGCGTGATCGTGAAAGCACGGGACGCACAGAGGAATGA
- a CDS encoding DUF6124 family protein, which yields MSETTKPLVTDPASPYESFDSKKLYAAAERALDHYLAPAQIMATPYCPSSMFMVNPKTDTESLLANACESLASATVMLGDFAGSLDGPNRNTLLGIAQVVMLGELAVNQALDNVSLKE from the coding sequence ATGTCAGAAACCACAAAACCGCTGGTCACAGATCCGGCTTCACCCTACGAATCATTCGATTCGAAGAAGCTTTACGCCGCCGCCGAACGCGCCCTCGATCATTACCTTGCGCCCGCGCAGATCATGGCCACGCCTTACTGCCCCAGCAGCATGTTCATGGTCAACCCGAAAACCGATACCGAATCGTTACTGGCGAATGCGTGCGAGTCTTTGGCCTCGGCAACGGTCATGCTTGGCGATTTTGCGGGATCGCTGGACGGCCCCAATCGCAATACGCTGCTGGGCATTGCCCAAGTGGTGATGCTGGGGGAACTGGCGGTGAATCAGGCATTGGATAACGTCAGCTTGAAGGAGTAA
- a CDS encoding VOC family protein, with the protein MQRFQKLTPCLWFDDQAEAAAKFYCSIFDHSKITSLTHYSKVGQEFHGKPEGAVMTVSFELDGQTFTGLNGGPMFKFSEAISFQVNCQNQEEVDHFWGKLSEGGPVEAQQCGWLKDKFGVSWQIVPVAFMHMMLDPDTAKSQRAMQAMFKMKKLDIAELERAFAGQS; encoded by the coding sequence ATGCAACGCTTTCAAAAGCTCACGCCCTGCCTGTGGTTCGATGATCAGGCCGAAGCGGCGGCGAAGTTCTACTGCTCGATCTTCGATCACTCGAAAATCACCAGCCTGACCCACTACAGCAAGGTCGGTCAGGAATTTCACGGCAAGCCGGAAGGTGCGGTGATGACCGTCAGTTTCGAGCTGGATGGCCAGACGTTTACCGGGCTCAACGGTGGGCCGATGTTCAAATTCAGCGAGGCAATTTCGTTTCAGGTCAACTGCCAGAATCAGGAAGAAGTCGACCATTTCTGGGGGAAGCTGTCCGAGGGCGGCCCCGTCGAAGCCCAGCAATGCGGCTGGCTCAAGGACAAGTTCGGCGTGTCGTGGCAGATCGTGCCAGTGGCCTTTATGCACATGATGCTGGACCCGGACACCGCCAAGTCACAGCGGGCGATGCAGGCCATGTTCAAGATGAAAAAACTCGACATCGCCGAACTGGAACGAGCCTTTGCCGGCCAGAGCTAA
- a CDS encoding sensor domain-containing diguanylate cyclase, which translates to MLVPGKPANETVRLEVLHGLNLLDSAPEERFDRLTRLAKRLFNVPIALVTLVDKDRQWFKSCVGLDATETPRDVSFCGHAILQNDLLLVPDAREDVRFHDNPLVTGAPNIRFYAGYPLTVPNGNKMGTLCLIDTKPRELDDEERALLRDLAEMAEQELTAVQMASMDELTLLSNRRGFKQLAQHALDACARLERPATLLFFDLNDFKQINDLYGHAEGDSALKTFADVLRIAFRESDVVGRLGGDEFVALLTGSSHIETNAIMARLKEILEERNATLHRGYAIRFSVGQIEYDVKRHETVDRLLADADGAMYAHKQALKRC; encoded by the coding sequence ATGCTGGTTCCAGGAAAACCCGCCAATGAAACCGTGCGGCTTGAAGTGCTGCACGGTCTTAACCTTCTCGACTCGGCGCCGGAGGAGCGTTTCGACCGGCTGACGCGGCTGGCCAAACGCCTGTTCAATGTGCCGATTGCCCTGGTCACGCTGGTGGACAAGGATCGGCAGTGGTTCAAGTCCTGCGTGGGCCTGGACGCCACTGAAACGCCGAGGGATGTGTCGTTCTGCGGTCACGCGATCCTGCAAAACGATTTGTTGCTGGTGCCCGATGCCCGCGAGGACGTGCGTTTCCATGACAATCCGCTGGTCACAGGAGCACCGAATATTCGCTTCTACGCCGGCTACCCGCTGACGGTGCCGAATGGCAATAAGATGGGCACGTTGTGCCTGATCGACACCAAGCCGCGTGAACTCGACGACGAGGAGCGCGCGCTGCTGCGCGATCTGGCGGAGATGGCCGAGCAAGAGTTGACCGCCGTGCAGATGGCGAGCATGGACGAGCTGACGTTGCTGTCCAACCGACGCGGCTTCAAACAACTGGCGCAACATGCGCTGGACGCCTGCGCCCGCCTGGAGCGGCCGGCGACGTTGCTGTTTTTTGACCTGAATGATTTCAAGCAGATCAATGATCTATATGGGCATGCCGAAGGCGACAGTGCGCTGAAGACTTTTGCCGACGTGCTGCGCATTGCTTTTCGCGAGAGTGATGTGGTCGGGCGGCTGGGCGGGGATGAGTTTGTCGCGTTGCTGACGGGATCGAGCCATATCGAAACCAACGCGATCATGGCGCGGCTCAAGGAAATTCTTGAAGAGCGCAATGCCACGTTGCACCGTGGGTATGCGATTCGCTTCAGCGTCGGCCAGATCGAATACGACGTCAAACGCCATGAGACCGTGGATCGCTTGCTCGCCGACGCTGATGGGGCAATGTATGCGCACAAGCAGGCCCTGAAGCGTTGTTAG
- a CDS encoding DUF6124 family protein, whose amino-acid sequence MFKPTPNPPDVDPIPYDPTLEPQKIKEATDRAINFYLNPGSLKLSIPSRKTSKIFLIDPAVDEETLLVEACESLAAASDMARDIGDVVDNTQRRAMLMLHQVIMLSELMVNRVLDSRRLPH is encoded by the coding sequence ATGTTCAAACCAACACCAAACCCACCGGACGTCGATCCGATCCCGTACGACCCAACTCTCGAACCTCAAAAGATAAAAGAAGCGACTGACCGCGCCATCAACTTCTATCTCAACCCCGGCTCACTGAAGCTCTCAATCCCTTCCCGCAAGACCAGCAAGATCTTCCTCATCGACCCCGCCGTGGACGAAGAAACTCTGCTCGTAGAGGCCTGCGAATCGTTAGCCGCTGCCAGCGACATGGCCCGCGATATCGGCGATGTCGTCGACAACACACAACGCCGGGCCATGCTGATGCTGCATCAGGTGATCATGCTGAGTGAGCTGATGGTCAATCGAGTCCTGGACAGCCGCCGCTTGCCGCACTAG
- a CDS encoding ABC transporter ATP-binding protein: MNQDNLIEVRDLAVEFGFGERVHRVVEGVSFDIKRGETLALVGESGSGKSVTAHSILRLLPYPMARHPAGSINYAGQNLLGLSEKTIRHIRGNRIAMIFQEPMTSLNPLHSIEKQINEVLGIHKGLTGKVATKRTLELLEMVGIPEPHKRLKALPHELSGGQRQRVMIAMALANEPELLIADEPTTALDVTVQLKILDLLKELQARLGMSLLLISHDLNLVRRIAHRVCVMQRGCIVEQASCEELFRSPQHPYTRELLGAEPSGGPASNKIGAPLLEVEDLKVWFPIKKGLLKRTVDHVKAVDGINFSLPQGQTLGIVGESGSGKSTLGLAILRLIGSKGAIRFEGKQLDCLTQNEVRPLRREMQVVFQDPFGSLSPRMCVSDIVGEGLRIHKMGTAEEQQAAIIAALKEVGLDPETRHRYPHEFSGGQRQRIAIARALVLKPALILLDEPTSALDRTVQRQVVELLRSLQAKYNLTYLFISHDLAVVKALSHQLMVVKHGQVVEQGDAQSIFAAPQHPYTQQLLEAAFLAPATAQ; this comes from the coding sequence ATGAATCAGGACAATCTGATCGAAGTGCGCGACCTCGCCGTCGAATTCGGTTTCGGCGAGCGCGTGCACCGGGTCGTCGAAGGCGTGAGTTTCGACATCAAGCGTGGCGAAACCCTGGCGTTGGTCGGCGAATCCGGCTCGGGCAAATCGGTAACCGCACACTCGATCCTGCGCCTGCTGCCCTACCCGATGGCCCGTCATCCGGCCGGCAGCATCAATTACGCCGGGCAAAACCTGCTGGGCCTGAGCGAAAAGACCATCCGCCATATTCGTGGCAACCGCATCGCGATGATTTTTCAGGAGCCGATGACCTCGCTGAACCCGCTGCACTCGATCGAGAAGCAGATCAACGAAGTCCTCGGCATCCACAAGGGCCTGACCGGCAAAGTCGCGACCAAGCGCACGCTGGAGCTGCTGGAGATGGTCGGCATCCCCGAGCCGCACAAGCGCCTCAAGGCCCTGCCCCACGAATTGTCCGGCGGCCAGCGCCAGCGCGTGATGATCGCCATGGCTTTGGCCAATGAGCCGGAACTGCTGATTGCCGACGAGCCGACCACCGCTTTGGACGTGACCGTTCAGCTGAAAATCCTCGATTTGCTCAAGGAATTGCAGGCCCGCTTGGGCATGTCGCTGTTACTGATCAGTCACGATTTGAACCTGGTGCGAAGAATTGCGCATCGTGTATGTGTCATGCAGCGCGGTTGCATCGTCGAACAGGCATCGTGCGAAGAGCTGTTCCGTTCGCCGCAGCATCCGTACACTCGGGAATTGCTCGGCGCGGAGCCCAGCGGAGGCCCGGCGAGCAATAAAATCGGTGCGCCGCTGCTTGAGGTCGAGGACTTGAAAGTCTGGTTCCCGATCAAGAAAGGCCTGCTCAAACGCACGGTGGATCACGTCAAGGCAGTGGACGGCATCAATTTCAGCCTGCCTCAGGGTCAGACTCTGGGGATTGTCGGGGAAAGCGGTTCCGGCAAATCCACGTTGGGTCTGGCGATTTTGCGGCTGATTGGCAGCAAAGGTGCGATCCGCTTTGAAGGCAAGCAGCTAGACTGCCTGACGCAGAACGAGGTTCGCCCGTTGCGTCGGGAGATGCAGGTGGTGTTTCAGGACCCGTTTGGCAGCCTGAGCCCGCGCATGTGTGTCAGCGATATCGTTGGCGAAGGCCTGCGGATTCACAAGATGGGCACCGCTGAGGAGCAACAGGCGGCGATTATTGCGGCATTGAAGGAGGTAGGTCTGGATCCGGAAACCCGGCACCGCTACCCCCACGAATTTTCCGGTGGGCAACGGCAACGAATCGCCATTGCCCGGGCTTTGGTGCTGAAACCGGCGCTGATCCTGCTGGACGAGCCGACTTCGGCGCTCGACCGGACGGTGCAGCGGCAAGTGGTGGAGCTGTTGCGTTCACTGCAAGCCAAGTACAACCTGACGTATTTGTTTATCAGCCATGACCTGGCTGTCGTCAAAGCGCTGAGCCACCAGTTGATGGTGGTCAAGCATGGCCAAGTGGTCGAACAGGGAGACGCGCAAAGTATTTTTGCCGCCCCCCAACATCCGTATACACAGCAGTTGCTGGAAGCCGCTTTTTTGGCACCAGCCACTGCGCAATAA
- a CDS encoding AraC family transcriptional regulator, with translation MKHAAAKNPEKAPRFWRDDTLPFIEARAIADGREVCYARHSHAHFSIGAITAGRSTYVHEQAQFEVAAGTVVLMNPGDVHACNPIDDQPWSYVMLYVETPWLTDLQHQLGFAEDVEFRRFSATHLHDAELFRDLTALYQVLVDEQQDVLRKQSTAVEFFSDLQLRLNPAGQALREPNFKLERAAEFIREHCTDLLSLDAICAAAQLSPSYLIRAFKQHYGMTPHAFLVNQRIQFARERLRSGQLIAHVALEAGFADQAHFQRAFKQHLAATPGQYRG, from the coding sequence ATGAAACACGCTGCCGCCAAAAACCCTGAAAAAGCCCCGCGCTTCTGGCGCGACGACACCCTGCCCTTCATCGAAGCGCGGGCCATCGCCGATGGCCGCGAAGTCTGTTACGCCCGGCATTCCCACGCGCATTTCTCGATCGGTGCGATCACCGCCGGGCGCAGTACTTACGTGCATGAGCAGGCGCAATTCGAGGTGGCGGCGGGCACGGTGGTGTTGATGAATCCCGGCGATGTGCACGCCTGCAACCCCATCGATGATCAGCCGTGGTCGTACGTGATGTTGTATGTCGAGACGCCATGGCTGACGGATTTGCAGCATCAGTTGGGCTTTGCCGAGGATGTGGAATTCCGACGGTTCTCGGCCACGCACTTGCACGATGCCGAGCTGTTTCGCGACTTGACCGCGCTTTACCAAGTGCTGGTCGACGAGCAGCAGGATGTGCTGCGTAAGCAGAGCACGGCGGTGGAGTTTTTCAGCGATCTGCAACTGCGCCTGAATCCTGCCGGGCAAGCGTTGCGCGAACCGAATTTCAAACTTGAGCGCGCCGCAGAGTTCATCCGCGAACATTGCACCGACCTGCTCAGCCTCGACGCCATCTGCGCCGCGGCGCAGCTGTCACCGTCGTACCTGATCCGCGCGTTCAAGCAGCATTACGGTATGACCCCGCATGCGTTTCTGGTCAATCAGCGCATCCAGTTCGCCCGCGAGCGTTTGCGCAGCGGTCAGTTGATTGCCCACGTCGCGCTGGAGGCCGGGTTTGCCGATCAGGCGCACTTTCAGCGGGCCTTCAAACAGCATCTGGCCGCAACACCTGGGCAATATCGCGGCTGA
- a CDS encoding xanthine dehydrogenase family protein molybdopterin-binding subunit: MNSPVSRRGFLKGSAVLGGGLVVAFVVPGGHKFAYAAENEGKVFAPNAFLRIAADNSVTVLLGHSEMGQGIWTGLTMLIAEELDADWSKIRVEHSPASAADYGMPGFGGMQITGGSTSTWMEFDRYRLAGATARQMLVEAAAKRFEVAPSAIRTESGVVIVGDKRATYGELADAAGQLPVPDPKSITFKEAKDWKVIGKPTKRLDTPEKITGRAKFGMDVQFEGLMTAMVARAPVFGASVKSFEGAEALAVPGVHKVVQVPTGVAVIADHYWAAKLGRDALKIDWDLGPHADLSSEKLLASFRKLAATQGTSASQAGDAKGGFGKAAKKIDVEYSVPYLAHAPMEPLNCTVKISAEKCEIWTGTQFQTLDQMVAGKITGLKPEQVEIHTEFLGGGFGRRANPTSDFVAEAVQVAKAAAMPVKTVWSREDDIRGGYYRSMFLHQAKIGLGADGLPSSWQHVLVGQSIMTGTLMEATMVKNGIDPTSVEGVADSPYVKGLANHQVDLHSPQTGINVLWLRSVGHSHTGFVMESLIDEMATAAGKDPVEYRRTLLKDHPRHLGVLNLAVEKADWKAPLPDGHALGVAVHESFGSYVAQVAEVSQDNLAIRVHRVVCAVDCGIAVNPQSIAAQMESCITFGLGMALHSKLTLKDGAVVQSNYHDYQVLRLNEMPVVEVHIVPSSDKPGGIGEAGVPPTAPAVANAVFALTGQRLRELPLQLSGV; encoded by the coding sequence ATGAACAGTCCTGTATCGCGTCGGGGTTTTCTCAAGGGCAGCGCCGTGTTGGGCGGCGGCTTGGTGGTGGCGTTTGTCGTCCCCGGTGGCCACAAGTTTGCCTATGCGGCGGAAAATGAAGGCAAGGTCTTTGCACCGAATGCCTTTTTGCGCATTGCCGCGGACAACAGTGTGACGGTGCTGCTCGGGCATTCGGAGATGGGGCAGGGCATCTGGACCGGCCTGACCATGTTGATTGCCGAGGAGCTGGATGCCGATTGGTCGAAAATCCGCGTTGAACATTCACCGGCATCCGCGGCGGATTACGGCATGCCGGGATTTGGCGGCATGCAGATTACCGGCGGGTCGACGTCGACCTGGATGGAGTTTGACCGTTATCGGCTGGCGGGCGCGACGGCCCGGCAGATGTTGGTCGAGGCGGCGGCGAAACGTTTTGAAGTGGCGCCGTCGGCGATTCGCACCGAATCCGGTGTGGTGATTGTTGGCGATAAACGTGCGACTTACGGCGAGTTGGCGGATGCCGCCGGGCAACTGCCGGTGCCGGATCCGAAGTCGATCACCTTCAAGGAAGCCAAGGACTGGAAAGTCATCGGCAAACCGACCAAACGCCTCGACACGCCGGAGAAAATCACCGGCCGCGCGAAGTTCGGCATGGACGTGCAGTTTGAAGGCTTGATGACGGCCATGGTCGCGCGCGCGCCGGTGTTCGGTGCCAGCGTTAAATCCTTCGAAGGGGCTGAAGCGCTGGCGGTGCCGGGCGTGCACAAGGTGGTGCAAGTGCCGACGGGCGTGGCGGTGATTGCCGATCATTATTGGGCGGCGAAACTGGGCCGCGATGCGCTGAAGATCGATTGGGATCTGGGCCCGCATGCGGATCTGAGCAGCGAGAAATTGCTGGCGAGTTTCCGCAAACTGGCCGCCACGCAAGGCACCTCAGCCAGTCAGGCCGGGGATGCCAAGGGCGGTTTCGGCAAAGCCGCGAAGAAAATCGACGTCGAGTACAGCGTGCCGTATCTGGCTCACGCGCCGATGGAACCGCTCAATTGCACGGTAAAGATCAGCGCTGAAAAATGCGAAATCTGGACCGGCACGCAGTTTCAGACGCTCGATCAAATGGTCGCCGGCAAGATCACCGGGCTGAAACCGGAACAGGTGGAAATCCACACTGAATTCCTCGGCGGTGGTTTTGGTCGTCGCGCCAACCCGACCTCAGATTTCGTCGCCGAAGCGGTGCAAGTGGCGAAGGCCGCCGCGATGCCGGTGAAAACCGTGTGGTCGCGCGAAGACGATATTCGTGGCGGTTATTACCGTTCGATGTTCCTGCATCAGGCGAAAATCGGCTTGGGCGCTGATGGGTTGCCGTCGAGCTGGCAACACGTGCTGGTCGGGCAGTCGATCATGACCGGCACACTGATGGAGGCGACGATGGTCAAGAACGGCATCGACCCGACTTCGGTCGAAGGCGTTGCCGATAGCCCTTACGTCAAAGGCCTGGCCAATCATCAGGTCGATCTGCATTCGCCGCAGACCGGGATCAATGTGCTGTGGCTGCGCTCGGTGGGCCATAGCCACACCGGTTTCGTCATGGAATCGCTGATCGATGAAATGGCCACGGCGGCGGGCAAGGATCCGGTCGAATACCGACGCACCTTGCTCAAGGATCATCCTCGGCATTTGGGCGTACTCAATCTGGCGGTAGAGAAGGCTGACTGGAAAGCGCCACTGCCGGACGGTCATGCGCTCGGCGTCGCCGTACACGAATCTTTTGGCAGCTACGTGGCGCAGGTCGCCGAAGTGTCGCAGGACAATCTGGCGATTCGTGTGCATCGCGTGGTTTGCGCGGTGGACTGCGGGATTGCGGTGAACCCGCAGAGCATCGCTGCGCAGATGGAGTCGTGCATCACCTTCGGCCTGGGCATGGCGCTGCACAGCAAACTGACGCTCAAGGATGGCGCGGTGGTGCAGTCCAATTATCACGATTATCAGGTGTTGCGGCTCAACGAGATGCCGGTGGTGGAAGTGCACATCGTGCCCAGCAGCGACAAACCTGGCGGCATCGGCGAGGCCGGTGTGCCGCCGACCGCGCCGGCGGTGGCCAACGCGGTGTTCGCCCTGACCGGGCAGCGTCTGCGCGAGTTGCCGTTGCAACTGTCGGGGGTGTGA
- a CDS encoding alpha/beta fold hydrolase: protein MGFVTTKDGVEIFYKDWGPKDAPVIHFHHGWPLSSDDWDAQMLFFLGKGFRVVAHDRRGHGRSSQVWDGHDMDHYADDTLAVVNHLGLKNVVHVGHSTGGGEVIHYIARHGQDNVAKGVLISAVPPLMVQTESNPGGLPKSVFDEFQANLAANRAQFYRDIPSGPFYGYNRPGATPSEGIIANWWRQGMIGGAKAHYDGIVAFSQTDFTEDLKKVTVPVLVMHGEDDQIVPYADSAPLSAKLLPNGTLKSYPGFPHGMPTTEAETINADLLAFIRG, encoded by the coding sequence ATGGGATTTGTCACCACCAAAGACGGCGTCGAGATTTTCTACAAGGACTGGGGCCCGAAAGACGCGCCGGTGATCCACTTCCACCACGGCTGGCCGCTCAGCTCGGACGATTGGGATGCGCAGATGCTGTTTTTCCTCGGCAAAGGCTTCCGGGTGGTTGCCCATGATCGGCGTGGGCATGGGCGTTCGAGTCAGGTCTGGGATGGCCACGACATGGATCATTACGCCGACGACACGCTGGCAGTGGTCAATCATCTGGGTCTGAAGAACGTCGTACATGTCGGCCATTCGACCGGTGGCGGTGAGGTGATCCATTACATCGCCCGGCATGGTCAGGACAACGTCGCCAAAGGCGTGCTGATCAGTGCGGTGCCGCCGCTGATGGTGCAGACCGAGAGCAATCCGGGTGGGCTGCCAAAATCGGTGTTCGATGAGTTTCAGGCGAATTTGGCGGCGAATCGCGCGCAGTTTTATCGGGATATTCCGAGCGGGCCGTTTTATGGCTACAACCGGCCAGGGGCTACACCTTCAGAGGGGATTATTGCCAACTGGTGGCGTCAGGGCATGATCGGTGGGGCGAAGGCGCATTACGACGGGATTGTCGCGTTTTCGCAGACGGATTTTACTGAGGACTTGAAGAAGGTCACCGTGCCGGTGCTGGTGATGCATGGCGAGGATGACCAGATTGTGCCGTATGCGGACTCGGCGCCGTTGTCGGCGAAGTTGCTGCCGAACGGCACGTTGAAGTCGTATCCGGGGTTTCCGCACGGGATGCCGACAACGGAGGCCGAGACGATCAACGCGGATCTGCTGGCCTTTATTCGCGGCTGA